One Papaver somniferum cultivar HN1 unplaced genomic scaffold, ASM357369v1 unplaced-scaffold_35, whole genome shotgun sequence DNA window includes the following coding sequences:
- the LOC113342224 gene encoding uncharacterized protein LOC113342224: MPTRRSSRSSSSSQGDNGSPSGSASTSQSASATTHDGQAHCPFIGYDECHDGVGGRGYARTAIYRHMKDMHFPNEAAKETCRERIRTNMDCYNAWERMLTGMQLWLCIKCLHTHTWRKACRDPSHICEVINGPFNGSGADFLIHGATKPQRCTNHITGDGPESSKPNSGDDTLHITVEMLNTILQSQIPTIEKVELHPLLC; the protein is encoded by the exons ATGCCTACAAGACGATCTTCTAGATCATCATCCTCTTCCCAGGGTGATAATGGATCCCCTTCAGGGTCTGCTTCAACATCACAATCTGCATCTGCAACAACACACGATGGTCAGGCTCATTGTCCCTTTATTGGTTATGATGAATGTCATGATGGGGTCGGGGGTAGGGGTTATGCAAGAACTGCAATTTACAGGCATATGAAAGATATGCATTTCCCCAATGAGGCGGCAAAGGAAACTTGCAGGGAGCGGATACGTACCAATATGGACTGCTACAATGCTTGGGAAAGGATGTTGACTGGTATGCAGTTGTGGCTGTGCATTAAGTGCTTACACACACATACATGGAGAAAAGCGTGTCGTGATCCAAGTCATATTTGTGAAGTTATCAATGGGCCTTTCAATGGCTCCGGTGCTGATTTTCTCATCCATGGAGCAACTAAACCACAAAGATGCACAAACCATATTACAGGAGATGGTCCAGAATCAAGTAAACCTAACAGTGGAGATGATACATTGCACATTACAGTGGAGATGCTTAATACTATCCTTCAGAGCCAAATCCCTACAATT GAAAAAGTTGAGTTACATCCATTACTCTGCTGA